One Nocardia sp. BMG51109 genomic window, GACGATGGTTTCCATCAGCGGCCGGTACCCCGCGTCGAAGCTCTCCTCGGTGACCAGGAGGCCGTCGACGAAGGCGGACTTGTACTCGCCGAGGGTGATCCTACCGTCCCCGTCGGCGTCGGCGGCCTGCGACAACAGCGTCCACAGCTGCTCGCAGAGCGCCATCATCCGTTGCCGCTGCGCTGAATCGGCGGCGTGCCCGAACTCGTCGGCGAGCCGGGTGGCCGACAGGATGTAGTCGTCACGCTCGATCACTCCGTTGCCGTCGGCGTCGAGGGTGGTGAAGCGGCGAGCGAGCTTCCGGTCCAGGAATGCGGAGATCTCCATGGCAGTCCTTCCACTGGGGTGGAGCGCGGAGTGATACCAGGAATTCGTTGCTACGCCCACCCAGGATGGCATCCGAGTCGGGTTTACTGACGGTATGACGCTCGCACCGGTGATCCTGCGTGCCGCTGGTCCCGCCGATCTGGACGGGGTGTTGCCGCTCGCCGTGGCGTTCTACGCGGAGGACGGTTTCGAGACCGGCGAGCATGCGCTGCGCGGCAACCTGTCGGTGTTGCTCACGTCGCCCGCGGCGCGCGTCGCCGTGCTGCGGTCGGAGGATCGACTGCTCGGATTTGCCGTCACCACAACGAGTTTCGGCCTGGAGAATGGGCTCGTCGCCGAACTGGAGGATCTCTTCGTGGTGCCGGTGGCCCGGCGCCGGGGGCTGGGCGGCCGGCTCATCGACGACAGCGCCGTGTGGGCGCGCGAGCGCGGCTGCCGGTACCTGGAGCTGGTCGTGGCGCCGAACGGCCGGGACGTAGGCCACCTGTTCGACTACTACCGCGCACACGGT contains:
- a CDS encoding EF-hand domain-containing protein; amino-acid sequence: MEISAFLDRKLARRFTTLDADGNGVIERDDYILSATRLADEFGHAADSAQRQRMMALCEQLWTLLSQAADADGDGRITLGEYKSAFVDGLLVTEESFDAGYRPLMETIVAIADVDGDGKLGEDEYVRWAGAWMGLTAPIARDAHRRLDTDGDGVVTADTILTAVHDYYFDDTPGSVGSWFLGPLDGD
- a CDS encoding GNAT family N-acetyltransferase, which translates into the protein MTLAPVILRAAGPADLDGVLPLAVAFYAEDGFETGEHALRGNLSVLLTSPAARVAVLRSEDRLLGFAVTTTSFGLENGLVAELEDLFVVPVARRRGLGGRLIDDSAVWARERGCRYLELVVAPNGRDVGHLFDYYRAHGFLDEGRRLLGRPLSPGS